The Enterobacter sp. JBIWA008 genome has a segment encoding these proteins:
- the arsC gene encoding glutaredoxin-dependent arsenate reductase, whose product MSNITIYHNPACGTSRNTLEMIRNSGNEPTIIYYLDTPPSKDELIKLIADMGISVRSLLRKNVEPYEQLSLAEDKYTDEQLIGFMVKYPILINRPIVVTPIGTRLCRPSEVVLDIIPEPQKGSFTKEDGEKVIDEKGRRIK is encoded by the coding sequence ATGAGCAACATCACCATCTATCACAACCCGGCCTGCGGTACTTCACGCAACACGCTGGAGATGATCCGTAACAGCGGTAATGAGCCTACAATTATTTATTATCTTGATACTCCCCCGTCAAAGGATGAGCTTATTAAGTTGATTGCCGATATGGGCATTTCGGTACGGTCATTGCTGAGAAAGAATGTTGAGCCTTATGAGCAACTAAGTCTCGCTGAAGACAAGTATACCGATGAGCAGTTGATAGGTTTTATGGTTAAGTATCCTATACTTATCAATCGCCCAATCGTCGTGACACCGATTGGTACCAGATTATGCCGTCCTTCTGAGGTGGTTTTGGATATTATTCCTGAACCTCAGAAAGGCTCTTTCACGAAAGAAGATGGTGAAAAGGTCATTGATGAAAAAGGGAGGCGGATTAAGTAG
- a CDS encoding theronine dehydrogenase, which translates to MKWRYSLRWKLPHKPCPGPLELVSVVVEAGQAAPEEVMARWVAGSGYAVCVDFLGQKQIKRWSDERKAAVRRRNLQARINRVAPLFADELIERELAARPAYFDGKSVR; encoded by the coding sequence ATGAAGTGGCGCTATTCCCTTCGCTGGAAGTTGCCGCACAAGCCCTGCCCTGGTCCACTGGAACTGGTTTCAGTTGTCGTGGAGGCAGGGCAGGCGGCACCTGAAGAGGTGATGGCACGCTGGGTTGCTGGCTCAGGTTACGCTGTGTGCGTGGATTTTCTCGGTCAGAAACAGATCAAGCGGTGGAGCGATGAACGGAAAGCAGCGGTGAGAAGGCGCAACTTGCAGGCACGAATTAATCGCGTTGCCCCTTTGTTTGCCGATGAGTTAATCGAGCGGGAGCTGGCAGCGCGTCCGGCGTATTTTGATGGCAAGTCCGTCCGGTGA
- a CDS encoding lytic transglycosylase domain-containing protein: MKISLLPAALLTLSLSAGAAPQMCFDQAGKDYQIDPLLLMSISIKESHLVPDAINGSNRNGTEDVCGMQVNSSHYGKLKNFNITRERLLNDPCICVYTGAWVLAHNFRSYGKNWDSVGMYNTGPSKKLIAQRKAYAQDIKNIYRVLLARKKLLSERLAPAAGKEHEIKTTETASLNSGQ; encoded by the coding sequence ATGAAAATATCGTTACTGCCTGCTGCTTTGCTGACTCTTTCACTATCTGCTGGCGCAGCTCCGCAAATGTGCTTTGATCAGGCCGGGAAAGATTACCAAATTGATCCGCTTCTGCTTATGTCAATTTCGATTAAAGAGAGCCATCTGGTACCAGATGCGATAAATGGGTCAAACAGGAATGGGACAGAAGATGTCTGTGGGATGCAGGTGAACAGCTCACATTACGGTAAACTTAAAAACTTCAATATTACCCGTGAGCGCCTGCTGAATGATCCATGTATCTGCGTTTATACGGGTGCATGGGTACTGGCGCACAACTTCAGGTCATACGGAAAAAACTGGGACAGCGTGGGGATGTATAATACGGGGCCGAGCAAAAAGCTCATTGCGCAGCGCAAGGCCTATGCACAGGATATCAAAAATATATATCGCGTATTACTGGCCAGAAAAAAATTACTTTCTGAACGTCTCGCGCCAGCTGCGGGAAAGGAGCATGAGATAAAAACTACAGAAACAGCATCGCTTAACAGCGGGCAGTAA
- a CDS encoding plasmid SOS inhibition protein A, with protein sequence MIPSSHALVSLKPARQAAIQAISHVESARERGARLPAMPYVRTFLRLLTGSGRLNATVANKIPGLHWVPNNRHSNLKQVEEALNTMIATSGEACPLPLTIDVQAELFPEVMHTRTGRRLHRSGIKTTRQMRRQSREYEQRWKMRQNLLEQAKIDLNFQSPETVCTWYTRWSDEFDAAELAGPFWRWQSRFASLKELDWLRISGEPLYAVMYEIPFIVRETAKHVRVAERWQVPNKLADRSGV encoded by the coding sequence ATGATCCCGTCCTCACACGCGCTCGTTTCCCTGAAGCCCGCCCGTCAGGCTGCAATACAGGCTATCAGCCATGTTGAGTCTGCCCGCGAACGCGGCGCACGACTTCCCGCCATGCCGTATGTGCGTACTTTTCTGCGCCTTCTCACGGGCAGCGGGCGTCTCAACGCCACGGTGGCCAATAAAATACCTGGTCTGCACTGGGTGCCAAATAACCGTCATTCGAACCTGAAACAGGTCGAGGAGGCGCTTAACACGATGATCGCCACCAGTGGCGAAGCCTGCCCGCTGCCGCTCACAATTGACGTACAGGCCGAACTGTTTCCTGAGGTCATGCACACCCGCACGGGTCGACGACTGCACAGGTCCGGCATTAAGACCACGCGTCAGATGCGCCGCCAGTCTCGTGAGTACGAACAGCGCTGGAAAATGCGCCAGAACCTGCTGGAGCAGGCGAAAATCGACCTGAATTTTCAGTCACCGGAAACCGTCTGCACCTGGTACACCCGGTGGAGCGACGAGTTTGACGCGGCAGAGCTTGCCGGACCGTTCTGGCGCTGGCAGTCGCGGTTCGCGTCGCTGAAGGAACTTGACTGGCTTCGCATCAGCGGTGAACCGCTGTATGCAGTCATGTACGAAATTCCGTTTATTGTCCGGGAAACAGCTAAGCATGTTCGTGTCGCTGAACGCTGGCAGGTGCCAAATAAGCTGGCTGACCGGAGCGGTGTATGA
- a CDS encoding Arc family DNA-binding protein, with amino-acid sequence MKVKEKMWDGRGRPRKFQSGEAVEWRLRAPDNLLMELRICARAGNRSVNEEIIARLLLSLNYQPGKPVIKTAEGERLIALAVRFEEWLGKLLDSESAEVVAEVKTPLKQEQLWMWREGERILLPGKTTGYSMRIPENLADEIRAMAKVHNRSLNDEMLTRLMNTLGYFTERLLDQNEDAQALKVLCMEFEVFLKEKIREVEKSDLPWDEKSSQ; translated from the coding sequence ATGAAAGTTAAAGAGAAAATGTGGGATGGTCGCGGCCGTCCGCGTAAGTTCCAGTCAGGTGAAGCGGTGGAGTGGCGATTGCGTGCTCCGGATAATTTGCTTATGGAGCTGAGAATATGTGCCAGAGCTGGCAACAGGAGTGTGAATGAGGAAATTATTGCCAGGCTTTTATTGTCGCTAAATTATCAGCCGGGTAAGCCAGTCATTAAAACTGCGGAGGGTGAGCGGCTCATAGCGCTAGCGGTAAGATTCGAGGAGTGGCTTGGAAAATTACTTGATAGTGAATCCGCTGAGGTTGTGGCTGAAGTTAAAACCCCACTCAAGCAGGAACAATTGTGGATGTGGCGTGAGGGTGAGCGGATTTTGCTTCCGGGGAAAACAACCGGATATAGCATGCGTATTCCCGAGAATCTTGCTGATGAAATCAGGGCAATGGCGAAGGTGCATAACCGTAGTCTGAATGACGAAATGCTCACCCGCCTGATGAATACGCTGGGTTATTTTACGGAAAGGTTGCTTGACCAAAACGAGGATGCTCAGGCACTTAAAGTTCTCTGTATGGAGTTTGAGGTTTTCCTGAAGGAAAAAATAAGAGAGGTAGAAAAAAGTGACCTCCCCTGGGATGAAAAATCGTCTCAGTGA
- a CDS encoding transcriptional regulator codes for MLQPVQLFKILSDETRLAIVMLLRESGELCVCDICAVTSESQPKISRHMAILREAELVIDRREGKWVHYRLSPHIPAWASEIITTSWQSLREDVREWLANSACTSC; via the coding sequence ATGCTACAGCCTGTCCAGCTTTTCAAAATCCTTTCGGATGAAACAAGACTCGCTATTGTCATGCTACTCAGGGAGTCTGGAGAGCTTTGCGTTTGCGATATTTGTGCAGTCACTTCTGAGTCTCAGCCTAAAATATCGCGTCACATGGCCATCTTACGTGAAGCCGAGCTGGTTATTGATCGTCGAGAAGGCAAATGGGTCCACTATCGTCTGTCTCCCCACATTCCCGCATGGGCATCAGAGATAATCACAACATCCTGGCAGTCCCTGCGGGAGGACGTACGCGAATGGCTGGCAAATTCCGCCTGCACTTCATGTTGA
- a CDS encoding type I toxin-antitoxin system Hok family toxin produces MLIVCLTLLIFTYLTRKSLCEIRYRDTNREVAAFMAYESGK; encoded by the coding sequence GTGTTGATAGTGTGTCTCACACTGCTGATATTCACTTACCTGACACGGAAATCGCTCTGCGAAATCCGTTACAGGGACACGAACAGGGAGGTGGCGGCTTTTATGGCCTACGAATCCGGTAAGTAA
- a CDS encoding DUF932 domain-containing protein encodes MVSFASRYRMPTSIRKDRPLTNDELQRIVPSAFSSDKHDSRSERYTYIPTINILDRLRDEGFQPYYATQSRTRDQDKRDFTKHMLRLRRHDQINGKEVPEIILLNSHDGSSSYKMIPGMFRQVCSNGLVAWKDFGEIRVPHKGDIVGQVIEGAYTVLKTFDAVDENIDLMKSIQLTLPEQRLFGATALELKYDGKPAPITPEQIINPRRVLDRGQDLWTTFNVVQENVIRGGIRGRTEKGKMTRTREVTGIDGDIKLNQVLWKMAEEFAKLKA; translated from the coding sequence ATGGTCAGTTTCGCAAGCCGTTATCGTATGCCTACCTCGATCCGTAAAGACCGTCCGCTGACGAATGATGAATTACAGCGCATCGTTCCCAGCGCTTTCTCATCGGATAAACACGATTCACGCTCTGAACGTTATACGTATATACCGACCATTAACATTCTTGATCGCTTACGTGATGAAGGTTTTCAGCCATATTATGCAACTCAGTCACGTACACGTGACCAGGATAAACGCGACTTTACAAAGCATATGCTTCGCCTGCGCCGTCATGACCAGATTAACGGAAAAGAAGTACCGGAAATTATTCTGCTGAATAGCCATGATGGTTCAAGCAGCTATAAAATGATCCCCGGTATGTTCCGTCAGGTTTGCAGTAATGGTCTGGTTGCATGGAAGGATTTTGGTGAAATCCGCGTACCCCACAAAGGGGATATTGTCGGGCAGGTAATTGAAGGCGCTTACACGGTGCTGAAAACATTTGACGCGGTTGATGAAAATATTGACCTCATGAAAAGCATTCAGCTCACTTTGCCTGAGCAGCGCCTTTTTGGTGCGACCGCCCTGGAACTTAAATACGATGGAAAACCAGCGCCGATTACACCGGAGCAAATTATTAACCCTCGCCGTGTGCTCGACAGAGGCCAGGATTTATGGACCACGTTTAACGTGGTGCAGGAAAATGTGATCCGTGGGGGAATTCGTGGCAGAACGGAAAAAGGGAAGATGACCAGAACGCGGGAAGTCACCGGAATAGATGGTGACATCAAATTAAATCAGGTGCTCTGGAAAATGGCTGAGGAGTTTGCAAAGCTGAAGGCCTGA
- the arsH gene encoding arsenical resistance protein ArsH, with product MEQFPALTPEYFDKHIHERLHMQQSPRILILYGSVRERSYSRYAAEEAGRLLTAMGAEVKLFNPSGLPLPDDAPDTHPKVTELRELVRWCDGMVWSSPERHGAMSAIMKAQIDWIPLSEGAVRPSQGKTLALMQVCGGSQSFNAVNQMRILGRWMRMFTIPNQSSVAKAWQEFDESGRMKPSSWYDRIVDVAEELFKITLLLKGHTGYLADRYSERKESHQALSERVNQEKL from the coding sequence ATGGAACAATTTCCCGCTCTGACCCCCGAATATTTTGATAAACATATTCATGAGCGTCTGCATATGCAGCAGTCACCACGAATTTTAATTCTGTATGGATCGGTAAGAGAGCGCTCCTACAGCCGCTACGCAGCAGAGGAAGCAGGGCGTCTGCTGACGGCGATGGGGGCAGAGGTCAAACTGTTTAATCCCTCAGGTTTGCCATTGCCGGATGACGCCCCTGATACGCATCCTAAGGTCACCGAACTGCGCGAGCTTGTCAGATGGTGTGACGGGATGGTGTGGAGTTCTCCGGAGCGGCATGGAGCAATGAGCGCGATAATGAAGGCGCAAATCGACTGGATACCACTGAGCGAAGGTGCAGTTCGTCCATCCCAGGGAAAAACCCTCGCATTGATGCAGGTTTGCGGCGGTTCTCAGTCTTTCAATGCAGTGAACCAGATGCGCATTCTGGGAAGGTGGATGCGGATGTTCACTATCCCTAACCAGTCCTCAGTGGCAAAGGCATGGCAGGAATTCGATGAAAGCGGAAGAATGAAACCTTCTTCCTGGTACGATCGTATCGTCGATGTCGCCGAAGAGTTGTTTAAGATTACGTTACTGCTTAAAGGACATACCGGTTATCTCGCCGACCGTTACTCTGAACGAAAAGAGAGTCACCAGGCCCTCTCAGAGCGAGTAAATCAGGAAAAGCTCTGA
- the psiB gene encoding conjugation system SOS inhibitor PsiB produces MTMQYDLNRINTLTASDLEFIRQQGEDARRALSDAVTGLLSTPEGWCVCAEFRTEFGGFFPVQCRFSADGSDDWHLCVCSPGEVSPYWILVLLSSGGEVVRTLYQSDTLQPDRINQLIAQLAGMRRFNCTASTVVNLMSVEVTA; encoded by the coding sequence ATGACCATGCAATATGACCTGAACCGAATCAACACCCTGACCGCATCCGACCTGGAGTTTATCCGTCAGCAGGGCGAGGACGCGCGCCGCGCCCTCAGCGATGCCGTGACCGGCCTTCTGTCGACACCTGAAGGATGGTGCGTCTGCGCCGAGTTCCGCACCGAGTTCGGCGGCTTCTTCCCTGTCCAGTGCCGCTTCAGCGCGGACGGCAGCGATGACTGGCATCTGTGCGTGTGCAGCCCCGGCGAAGTCTCGCCTTACTGGATTCTGGTGCTGCTCTCCTCCGGTGGTGAAGTGGTGCGTACCCTTTACCAGAGCGACACGCTCCAGCCTGACCGGATAAACCAGCTGATCGCGCAGCTGGCAGGTATGCGCCGCTTTAACTGCACAGCCAGCACCGTGGTGAACCTGATGAGCGTGGAGGTGACAGCATGA
- a CDS encoding ParB/RepB/Spo0J family partition protein produces MVATNTTAKKPAKTTRQTKSAEKIAQSTEQKLVQLLADTPVQIFPYSRLSHTGLNTRIIPHTDQEVEEMADSIQAMGILQNLIGAELPDGTIGIVGGEGRRRGTGILVMRGVLDADTPFVPVKVLPVEMAVAASMIENGRRKNMHPAEQIIGFRTLQQEGKTASQIGALMGYHPRHVQRCLKLANLAPSLLDALARDEISLEQCEVLTLADTHERQEQVWKEAVEQWRDPAVQTLRKMVTDDKMAISHPMFEYVGEEAYTAAGGTLTADLFSDRDSTFADAALVKSLLAGKLTVLAARVKQEQGWGWAEFRMTELSFSGEDSELYRFAMPKAVLTEEEQKRVSELEEQRDATETCDDEYELQQQIDDIYCEAEYREATPEFRAAHGIWVSWDGNNFRVQPGIRKLTDEDRAEEEQARQEREKNVIRYTTPDIPADGYPATLVKAMSAERTLAVQAELAGRPDVSVALLTWTLCLALFDRTHGKRSQPLKASVSSNQYHLASLAPSGEEGKALTALNAQKKALQATLPENWHLDFTWLLSWSAEQVNTLLGFCAAHGINGIQERMYNHTQKSELDGLEAALDFDLRKWWQPDAESYFGKLTISQIGKAYEEAGLSARAGEVVKLRRRDAAKAAEQDLNAQGWLPDWMVRTAPAAEAEEATETDADTTDHAA; encoded by the coding sequence ACCAATACTACGGCAAAAAAACCAGCTAAGACCACCCGTCAGACAAAATCTGCGGAAAAAATCGCGCAGTCTACCGAGCAGAAGCTCGTCCAGCTGCTCGCTGATACGCCTGTGCAAATCTTCCCGTACTCCCGCCTGTCACACACGGGCTTAAACACGCGCATCATTCCGCATACCGATCAGGAAGTGGAAGAGATGGCAGACAGCATTCAGGCAATGGGCATCCTCCAGAACCTGATCGGTGCAGAACTGCCGGACGGTACGATCGGCATTGTCGGCGGGGAAGGTCGTCGCAGAGGCACAGGCATTCTGGTGATGCGCGGTGTGCTCGATGCAGACACGCCGTTTGTTCCGGTGAAAGTCCTGCCCGTTGAGATGGCTGTGGCGGCCTCGATGATCGAGAACGGTCGACGTAAAAACATGCATCCCGCCGAGCAGATTATCGGTTTTCGTACTCTTCAGCAGGAAGGTAAAACGGCCTCTCAGATCGGCGCACTGATGGGCTATCACCCGCGCCACGTTCAGCGCTGCCTGAAACTGGCGAATCTTGCCCCCTCCCTGCTGGATGCGCTGGCGCGGGATGAAATCTCCCTTGAACAGTGTGAAGTCCTGACACTTGCTGATACCCATGAGCGTCAGGAGCAGGTCTGGAAAGAGGCTGTTGAACAGTGGCGCGATCCAGCCGTACAGACCCTGCGCAAAATGGTGACTGACGACAAGATGGCCATCAGTCACCCGATGTTTGAGTATGTGGGCGAGGAAGCCTATACCGCCGCTGGCGGTACGCTGACCGCCGACCTGTTCAGCGACAGGGACAGCACCTTTGCCGATGCTGCGCTGGTGAAATCTCTGTTGGCTGGCAAGCTCACCGTGCTCGCCGCCCGTGTTAAGCAGGAGCAGGGCTGGGGCTGGGCTGAGTTCCGTATGACGGAACTCAGCTTCAGCGGTGAGGACAGTGAACTGTACCGTTTTGCCATGCCGAAAGCTGTCCTGACGGAAGAAGAACAGAAGCGCGTCAGCGAGCTGGAAGAACAAAGGGACGCCACTGAAACCTGCGATGACGAATACGAGCTTCAGCAGCAGATCGATGACATTTACTGCGAGGCAGAGTATCGCGAAGCCACGCCGGAATTTCGCGCCGCCCACGGTATCTGGGTGTCATGGGATGGTAACAATTTTCGGGTTCAGCCCGGTATCCGTAAGCTGACCGACGAAGACCGGGCAGAAGAAGAACAGGCGCGTCAGGAACGTGAAAAGAACGTGATCAGATACACCACGCCAGACATTCCCGCTGACGGCTATCCGGCAACGCTGGTTAAGGCCATGTCAGCCGAACGTACTCTGGCCGTTCAGGCGGAACTGGCGGGTCGTCCTGACGTGTCGGTGGCGCTGCTGACGTGGACGCTGTGTCTTGCGCTATTTGATCGCACACACGGCAAGCGCAGCCAACCGCTGAAAGCCTCCGTGTCCTCGAACCAGTATCACCTTGCATCACTGGCTCCATCCGGTGAAGAAGGGAAGGCGCTGACGGCGCTCAATGCACAGAAAAAAGCGCTTCAGGCAACGCTGCCCGAAAACTGGCATCTCGATTTCACCTGGCTGCTGTCATGGTCAGCAGAGCAGGTGAACACCCTGCTGGGATTCTGTGCTGCGCACGGTATCAACGGTATTCAGGAGCGTATGTATAACCATACGCAGAAAAGCGAACTGGACGGGCTGGAAGCAGCGCTGGACTTTGACCTGCGCAAATGGTGGCAGCCGGATGCCGAGAGCTACTTCGGTAAGCTCACGATTTCCCAGATTGGCAAAGCCTATGAAGAAGCCGGACTCAGCGCCCGTGCGGGTGAAGTTGTGAAGCTCAGGCGCCGCGATGCGGCGAAGGCCGCCGAGCAGGATCTGAATGCTCAGGGCTGGCTGCCTGACTGGATGGTGCGCACAGCGCCAGCCGCTGAGGCTGAAGAAGCCACCGAAACCGACGCTGATACCACTGACCACGCTGCTTAA
- a CDS encoding IS3 family transposase (programmed frameshift), which produces MSRRKYTFEERLEVVMHYFASDEGYRLTSARFNVPRTQVRIWVAAYDTHGEEGLRPRDKGVSIDPDIRVEAVKAVLSGQISQNQVATKFNLAGAASVGKWMKVFKEHGEEGLRSLKIGKKRAPHMTENPEAAEATLERSRAQRIHELEKRIKFLELRILYLQKFESLSSVRDKVRVVNELRQFYPLEQLLSMARIPRSTFYYHLKALKSAGKYDEINLRIKEIYDENQGRYGYRRITLALRREVGVINHKVVQRLMNGLDLKAAIRVKRYSSWRGERGCTADNILQRNFKASRPNEKWVTDVTEFAVNGRKLYLSPIIDLFNNEVISFSISERPTMPMIDDMLIKAFARLDADSAPVLHSDQGWQYRHRWYQYQLREFGVLQSMSRKGNCLDNACAECFFGTLKSECFYTNKFNDLHELKKAIEDYIRYYNTRRISLKLNGLSPVEYRLKSYPLRI; this is translated from the exons ATGTCCAGACGTAAGTATACCTTTGAAGAGCGCCTTGAAGTCGTTATGCACTATTTTGCTAGCGATGAGGGCTATCGTTTAACCTCCGCTCGATTCAATGTACCCAGAACCCAGGTTAGAATCTGGGTTGCCGCCTATGATACACATGGAGAAGAGGGACTAAGGCCCAGGGATAAAGGCGTATCAATTGATCCGGACATACGAGTTGAAGCAGTGAAAGCAGTGCTTTCAGGTCAGATTTCCCAGAATCAGGTGGCCACAAAATTCAATCTTGCAGGTGCTGCGTCTGTAGGCAAGTGGATGAAAGTATTCAAGGAGCATGGGGAAGAGGGGCTTCGCTCACTCAAGATAGGTAAAAAAAGGGCTCCTCATATGACTGAAAACCCTGAAGCTGCAGAAGCCACACTGGAACGCTCGCGAGCACAAAGGATTCACGAGCTGGAAAAGAGAATAAAGTTTCTTGAGTTACGGATACTTTACCTGCAAAAGT TTGAAAGCCTTAGTTCAGTAAGAGACAAGGTCAGAGTTGTAAATGAACTGAGGCAGTTTTACCCACTAGAACAATTGCTCAGTATGGCCAGGATACCTAGGAGCACGTTTTACTACCATCTTAAAGCACTTAAGTCGGCAGGAAAATACGATGAAATAAACCTCAGAATTAAAGAGATATATGATGAAAATCAGGGACGCTATGGCTACCGTCGTATAACTCTGGCTCTCAGAAGAGAAGTGGGCGTGATCAACCACAAAGTCGTTCAGCGCTTAATGAACGGGCTTGATCTCAAAGCAGCTATCAGGGTTAAACGCTACAGTTCATGGCGTGGCGAGCGAGGTTGTACGGCTGACAACATCTTACAGCGAAATTTTAAAGCCAGCAGACCTAACGAAAAATGGGTCACCGATGTCACTGAATTTGCCGTCAATGGTCGAAAACTCTATCTTTCACCCATCATCGACCTCTTCAATAACGAAGTAATTTCCTTCAGTATTTCAGAGCGCCCAACAATGCCAATGATTGATGATATGCTCATTAAGGCATTTGCCAGGCTGGATGCGGACAGCGCTCCTGTTCTTCACTCAGATCAGGGCTGGCAATACCGTCATAGATGGTATCAGTATCAGTTGCGAGAGTTCGGTGTCTTACAGAGCATGTCCAGAAAAGGAAACTGTCTGGATAATGCCTGTGCTGAATGTTTTTTCGGAACGTTAAAGTCAGAATGCTTCTATACCAATAAATTCAATGATCTTCATGAACTTAAGAAAGCCATTGAAGATTACATTCGGTATTACAACACCAGACGAATCAGCCTCAAGTTAAATGGTCTTAGTCCCGTTGAATACAGACTTAAATCTTACCCATTGAGGATTTAG
- a CDS encoding conjugal transfer protein gives MGRVGIYLKDKIEREVRDIVQQDLQNGANAGEANISATCNELIRLGLLVYKRDGEDGNQFDIEGYRRDLIRKAAGSREGTVLIATLLAEMYLKMTGKDGEGSLEDTLDMIISGINTAENEAEARHFINEKE, from the coding sequence ATGGGAAGAGTCGGCATCTACCTTAAAGATAAAATTGAACGTGAAGTTCGTGATATTGTTCAACAAGACCTGCAAAACGGCGCCAATGCTGGAGAAGCAAACATATCAGCCACCTGCAACGAATTAATCAGGCTTGGACTTCTTGTTTATAAGCGCGATGGTGAGGATGGTAACCAGTTTGATATTGAAGGATATCGCAGAGACCTCATAAGAAAAGCAGCCGGCTCACGTGAAGGCACAGTTCTCATTGCAACACTACTCGCTGAAATGTATTTAAAAATGACAGGAAAAGACGGCGAGGGCAGCCTGGAAGATACGCTCGATATGATTATTAGCGGCATAAATACAGCCGAGAACGAAGCGGAAGCAAGGCACTTCATCAACGAAAAAGAATAA
- a CDS encoding arsenic transporter, whose amino-acid sequence MLLAGSIFLLTLVLVIWQPRGLSIGWSASIGAVLALGTGVIHIDDIPIVWNIVWNATAAFIAVIIISLLLDESGFFEWAALHVARWGHGRGRLLFTWIVLLGAAVAALFANDGAALILTPIVIAMLLALGFSRGTTLAFVMAAGFIADTASLPLIVSNLVNIVSADFFGLGFTPYASVMVPVNLAAIAGTLIMLHLFFRRDIPTAYDVSLLKVPASAIKDPATFRAGWIVLLFLLVGFFALEPLGIPVSAIAATGAVALFVVAKRGHAINTGKVLRGAPWQIVIFSLGMYMVVYGLRNAGLTEYLSEVLNLLADKGLWASTFGTGFLTAFLSSAMNNMPTVLIGALSIDGSTATGIVKEAMIYANVIGCDLGPKITPIGSLATLLWLHVLAQKNMTITWGYYFRTGIIMTLPVLCITLAALAWRLSVTL is encoded by the coding sequence ATGCTTTTGGCAGGGAGTATTTTTTTATTGACGCTAGTCTTGGTCATCTGGCAGCCCAGAGGACTTAGTATTGGCTGGAGCGCAAGTATCGGTGCTGTATTGGCACTAGGAACAGGCGTCATCCACATCGATGATATCCCCATTGTCTGGAATATCGTCTGGAATGCGACAGCTGCATTTATAGCGGTAATCATCATCAGTCTGCTGCTCGATGAATCCGGTTTCTTCGAATGGGCTGCGCTGCATGTCGCACGCTGGGGCCACGGACGTGGTCGCTTACTGTTTACCTGGATTGTCCTGCTTGGTGCTGCTGTTGCTGCGTTGTTTGCTAACGACGGCGCAGCTCTGATCCTGACGCCGATTGTGATTGCGATGCTGCTCGCTCTGGGATTCAGCCGGGGCACAACACTGGCCTTTGTCATGGCCGCAGGGTTTATCGCTGATACCGCCAGTTTACCGCTGATTGTCTCTAACTTGGTGAATATTGTCTCGGCGGATTTCTTCGGTCTGGGCTTTACGCCATACGCCTCCGTTATGGTACCAGTGAATTTGGCTGCAATTGCTGGCACGCTGATTATGCTTCATCTCTTTTTCCGCCGGGATATCCCCACGGCATATGACGTTTCACTACTGAAGGTGCCTGCTAGTGCGATCAAGGACCCGGCAACTTTCAGGGCGGGCTGGATTGTTCTGTTGTTTCTGCTGGTCGGGTTCTTTGCGCTGGAGCCGCTGGGGATCCCCGTCAGCGCGATAGCAGCAACAGGCGCAGTTGCTTTGTTCGTGGTAGCGAAAAGAGGCCATGCCATTAACACCGGTAAAGTGCTACGCGGAGCACCATGGCAGATCGTGATTTTCTCGTTGGGTATGTACATGGTTGTTTATGGCCTCCGCAATGCCGGACTCACAGAGTACCTGTCTGAAGTGCTTAACCTACTGGCGGATAAAGGGTTATGGGCTTCCACGTTCGGCACAGGCTTCCTGACGGCATTTCTGTCTTCGGCGATGAACAACATGCCGACTGTGCTGATTGGAGCACTGTCAATCGACGGGAGTACAGCGACCGGCATCGTCAAAGAGGCGATGATTTATGCCAATGTTATTGGCTGTGATTTAGGTCCGAAAATCACCCCGATCGGCAGCCTGGCCACCCTGCTGTGGCTGCATGTATTGGCACAGAAAAACATGACCATCACATGGGGATATTACTTCCGTACCGGCATTATCATGACGCTGCCTGTACTGTGTATCACTCTGGCCGCGCTAGCGTGGCGGCTCTCTGTCACTTTGTAA